One window of Paenibacillus sp. FSL K6-3182 genomic DNA carries:
- a CDS encoding sugar ABC transporter permease — protein sequence MFVEMKKSKHAYVLLAPYFIIFCTFTVLPVLLSLLLSFTNFNFLEKPRWIGWQNYSRLLVQDDIFLIAVKNTFLFAAITGPISYLACFLFAWLINELRPKIRAFLTLVLYAPSIAGNTYLIWQLLFASDSYGYANSFLMKWGFIMEPIQWLQDTRYVLGILILVQLWLSLGTSFLAFIAGLQNVDRTLYEAGSIDGIRNRWQELWFITLPAMRPQLMFGAVIQITLAFSIAEISIYMIGFPSVDYAAHTIVTHLVDYGSIRYEMGYASAIATVLFSIMLLTNLLTQKLLGKVGE from the coding sequence ATGTTTGTTGAAATGAAAAAAAGTAAACACGCTTATGTGCTGCTGGCACCATACTTTATTATTTTCTGCACATTTACTGTACTCCCTGTGCTATTATCGCTGCTGCTCAGCTTTACGAATTTTAATTTTCTTGAGAAGCCTAGGTGGATTGGCTGGCAAAACTATTCAAGATTACTCGTTCAAGACGATATTTTTCTGATTGCGGTAAAAAACACGTTTTTGTTCGCGGCCATTACGGGGCCGATTAGTTACTTGGCATGCTTCTTATTTGCATGGCTTATTAACGAACTAAGGCCGAAGATAAGAGCTTTCCTAACGCTCGTCTTGTATGCGCCATCGATTGCGGGCAATACCTATTTGATTTGGCAGCTATTGTTCGCAAGCGACTCTTATGGTTATGCGAACTCCTTTCTAATGAAGTGGGGCTTCATTATGGAGCCGATTCAGTGGCTGCAAGATACGAGGTATGTGCTGGGCATTCTTATTCTCGTTCAGCTATGGCTAAGTCTCGGCACATCCTTTCTAGCCTTTATCGCAGGGCTGCAAAATGTAGATCGCACCCTGTACGAAGCGGGAAGCATTGACGGCATTCGCAACCGCTGGCAGGAATTATGGTTCATAACACTGCCTGCTATGCGTCCACAGCTGATGTTTGGTGCGGTTATCCAAATTACGTTGGCGTTCTCCATTGCAGAGATCTCCATCTATATGATCGGTTTTCCAAGTGTGGATTACGCAGCACACACCATTGTTACACATTTGGTTGATTACGGATCCATTCGGTATGAGATGGGCTATGCGTCGGCGATTGCCACGGTATTGTTCAGTATCATGCTCCTTACAAATCTCTTAACGCAGAAGCTGCTGGGAAAAGTGGGTGAGTAG
- a CDS encoding carbohydrate ABC transporter permease, with protein sequence MKRSFKVSKRLNRSLSVDILLFLLLGGVACFMALPLVFTISNAFKPLDEIFSFPPKLFVRNPTFKNFRDLLGIFSDSWVPFSRYVFNTFFIAIVGTVGHVIFASAAAYPLAKLKFPGKRVLFSLVVLSLMFTAYVTQVPNYMIISWLGLINTYWAILLPAFGMTLGLYLMKQFMEQIPDALLEAAKIDGASEYRIYWQIIMPIVKPAWLTLIIFSLQSLWTNGSVTSHKYIYSEQLKTVDYVFGQIASGGLVRTGPVAAVTLLMMLVPITVFIVTQSNIIQTMSTSGLKE encoded by the coding sequence ATGAAACGATCTTTTAAAGTGTCAAAGAGGCTCAATCGTTCCTTGTCAGTCGATATACTGCTGTTTCTACTGCTTGGCGGCGTCGCTTGTTTTATGGCATTGCCGCTTGTGTTCACGATCAGCAATGCATTTAAGCCGTTGGATGAAATTTTCTCCTTTCCTCCAAAGCTGTTCGTTCGAAATCCTACTTTCAAAAATTTTAGAGATTTGCTTGGTATATTCAGTGATTCGTGGGTGCCCTTCTCAAGATACGTATTCAATACTTTTTTCATTGCTATCGTGGGCACCGTGGGGCATGTCATTTTTGCTTCGGCAGCGGCTTACCCTCTTGCCAAGCTTAAATTTCCGGGGAAACGAGTGTTGTTCTCGCTCGTTGTACTCTCCCTTATGTTTACCGCCTACGTTACACAAGTGCCGAACTACATGATCATATCGTGGCTTGGTCTGATTAATACGTATTGGGCGATATTGCTGCCTGCTTTCGGCATGACTCTAGGATTGTATCTCATGAAGCAATTCATGGAGCAAATCCCGGATGCTCTGCTAGAAGCAGCCAAAATTGACGGAGCGAGTGAATACCGAATTTATTGGCAAATTATTATGCCGATCGTTAAGCCAGCTTGGCTGACGTTAATCATTTTCTCCTTGCAAAGCTTATGGACAAATGGCTCAGTAACGAGCCACAAATATATTTACAGCGAGCAATTAAAAACGGTAGATTACGTTTTTGGCCAAATCGCAAGCGGAGGACTTGTTAGAACAGGACCGGTAGCTGCGGTAACACTGCTGATGATGCTTGTGCCGATCACCGTATTTATCGTAACGCAGAGCAATATTATTCAAACCATGTCTACATCAGGCTTGAAGGAATAA